One bacterium DNA window includes the following coding sequences:
- a CDS encoding SLBB domain-containing protein, with the protein MAGLKNIKKRINGGFPFERGSCHVLLLIFLVSACSPANHFIVPDNSEPLGAVALGKATRETVDVPPIPSDPGPYRVGPGDILLIRDLDHPELFAVQDNGFLTLPLPELFVGEMSVQTLGMNQFVVQDNGFLTLPLVGLSPAEGRTLADLQVDLNIAYGQFVIKPNISVTVSNFRSQKIYVLGQVNIPGAFPFDGRIALLDAIGMAQGLNQRSDLMGSYVIRGEELLPVDLYALLRRGDLRHNIRLIDGDLIQIADSADRKVYVLGEVQKPGVFPMGAEPLRLIDAISMAGGLEPRTAQKGGILLVRGGYADPTVYKLDLSDVMSLTGAETILEPGDRIYATATGLTNWSRIMVQLLPFLQGGESAIQMYNDLK; encoded by the coding sequence ATGGCTGGCCTTAAAAACATTAAAAAAAGGATCAATGGGGGATTCCCTTTTGAACGAGGCAGCTGCCACGTTCTTCTTCTGATATTCCTCGTCAGCGCCTGTTCGCCTGCCAATCATTTCATCGTTCCAGACAACTCCGAACCTCTGGGAGCTGTTGCCCTCGGCAAAGCGACTCGGGAAACGGTGGATGTTCCCCCCATTCCATCGGACCCGGGGCCTTACCGCGTCGGCCCGGGCGATATACTGCTCATTCGCGATCTCGACCACCCGGAACTGTTCGCGGTTCAGGATAACGGATTTTTGACCCTGCCCCTTCCGGAACTGTTCGTGGGGGAGATGAGCGTCCAGACCCTGGGTATGAACCAGTTCGTGGTTCAGGATAACGGATTTTTGACCCTGCCCCTTGTGGGACTCAGCCCGGCTGAGGGGAGAACGCTGGCCGATCTTCAAGTGGATCTGAATATCGCCTACGGGCAATTCGTTATAAAACCCAATATCTCGGTCACCGTTTCCAACTTCCGCAGCCAGAAGATCTACGTACTGGGACAGGTCAACATACCTGGTGCATTCCCCTTTGACGGCAGGATCGCGCTCCTCGACGCCATCGGCATGGCCCAGGGCTTGAACCAGAGGTCAGATCTTATGGGCTCCTACGTCATCCGGGGTGAGGAACTGCTGCCTGTGGATCTATACGCTCTTTTAAGGAGGGGAGATCTCAGACACAACATCCGGCTCATAGACGGGGATCTTATTCAAATCGCGGATTCGGCCGACCGGAAGGTTTACGTCCTGGGTGAGGTGCAAAAACCTGGCGTTTTCCCCATGGGAGCGGAACCCCTGAGGCTCATCGACGCCATTTCCATGGCCGGTGGTCTGGAGCCCAGAACGGCGCAAAAAGGAGGCATCCTCCTGGTTCGGGGAGGTTACGCTGACCCCACGGTGTACAAGCTCGATCTTTCCGACGTCATGAGCCTCACAGGTGCGGAGACCATCCTCGAGCCCGGCGACCGCATCTACGCCACCGCCACAGGGCTTACCAACTGGAGTCGGATCATGGTCCAGCTCCTGCCATTCCTCCAGGGAGGGGAGTCGGCTATTCAGATGTATAACGATCTGAAATAA
- a CDS encoding capsule assembly Wzi family protein translates to MTLLAASGNVPLDSDVYRSLDLLTSQGLLRSHLAGTRPITWAELHRLVEEAKGRLKVLEEEDREVISAARAVLKELEKSIYDRFTGSVRAGSGSTYAAVHDPGIEFEYLNGDPSGIPGIKASQAALVYNNGGIDPDEGLSVSLMAEMSTGSGPFYLQLYPRFTTSEEDREFIHRGSLRVGGLAGLELNIARESLWWGQGAHGGLYLTNNTSPLPMVSLSTPHPSTLPWIFRYLGPFRFELFVSELEEDRAVPEPYFMGLRTNFRPFYALEIGLSNMVMTGGEGRPEVSFGDLFKIFFGGNDVAGDRSNNIAGIDLRLNLPGWQFYLEFGGEDEAGGLPSKMAGMAGFYFPGLPGSLDLRLEYADLAYTKEIAEVWYRHGTYTDGYTYDGRILGHHVGGGGRDLFMEMGFGAGERGRGRVGVDFEQRGLHTQPAVEHHAQLSAGWEGLLGPADGDWTLKLDMALDWISNKDYSAGEDRINGYVTLGLEGRI, encoded by the coding sequence ATGACCCTCTTGGCCGCCTCAGGTAACGTTCCTCTCGACAGCGATGTGTACCGATCTCTTGATCTGCTTACTTCACAGGGGCTGCTGCGGTCTCATCTCGCCGGAACCAGGCCCATCACCTGGGCAGAGCTGCACAGGCTGGTGGAGGAGGCGAAGGGCCGTTTAAAGGTACTGGAAGAGGAGGATCGTGAAGTTATTTCCGCAGCCAGGGCAGTCCTGAAGGAGCTCGAGAAAAGCATTTACGACCGGTTTACGGGATCGGTCAGGGCAGGATCAGGCTCCACCTATGCCGCGGTTCATGATCCGGGTATCGAATTTGAATATCTCAATGGCGATCCGTCCGGCATCCCCGGTATCAAGGCATCCCAGGCCGCGCTGGTGTACAACAACGGCGGTATTGATCCTGATGAAGGGTTGAGCGTCAGCCTGATGGCTGAAATGTCCACAGGATCTGGCCCTTTTTATCTGCAGCTCTATCCGAGGTTCACCACCAGTGAGGAGGATAGGGAGTTCATACACCGGGGAAGCCTCAGGGTAGGGGGTCTTGCAGGGCTGGAGCTGAATATTGCCAGGGAGAGCCTCTGGTGGGGCCAGGGGGCCCACGGAGGGCTGTACCTGACCAACAACACATCACCACTGCCCATGGTCAGCCTTTCAACGCCCCATCCCTCCACCCTTCCCTGGATATTCAGGTATCTGGGGCCTTTCCGGTTCGAACTGTTCGTAAGTGAGCTTGAAGAGGACAGGGCGGTCCCGGAACCCTACTTCATGGGTCTCAGAACCAATTTCAGGCCCTTTTATGCACTGGAGATCGGCCTCTCCAACATGGTCATGACGGGCGGAGAGGGAAGACCGGAGGTCTCTTTTGGAGACCTGTTTAAGATATTCTTCGGGGGGAACGATGTTGCCGGAGACAGATCAAACAATATCGCCGGCATCGATCTGCGCCTGAACCTGCCGGGCTGGCAGTTTTACCTGGAGTTTGGGGGTGAAGATGAAGCCGGGGGGCTGCCGTCAAAGATGGCAGGGATGGCAGGATTTTACTTTCCCGGCCTGCCCGGGTCACTGGACCTTCGCCTCGAGTATGCCGACCTGGCCTATACGAAGGAGATCGCGGAGGTTTGGTATCGTCACGGCACCTACACCGACGGGTACACCTATGATGGACGGATCCTTGGGCATCATGTGGGAGGAGGAGGCAGGGACCTGTTCATGGAGATGGGTTTTGGAGCGGGGGAGAGGGGGAGAGGGCGAGTGGGGGTGGACTTCGAGCAGAGAGGACTGCACACTCAGCCCGCGGTGGAACACCACGCGCAGCTGTCAGCAGGGTGGGAAGGCCTTCTGGGTCCTGCCGATGGTGACTGGACCCTGAAGCTGGACATGGCTTTGGACTGGATTAGCAACAAGGACTACTCCGCTGGCGAGGATAGGATAAACGGGTACGTGACCTTGGGGTTGGAAGGAAGAATATAA